CTTAGGCAGTGAAGCATCCGGTATTAAAGCAGGTACATCTGACACCTTTACCGTCAAATTCGAATTTGTGGAAGACAATAAAGATCAGAACATTTTCCAACAAGATACATTGACACTGACTTGGGATTTCTTCGGTAAACAAGGCAGAGGAACTGACTACTAATCTAATAAGTCTTCCATTCGAAGAGCAGCAGATTCTTATTCCGGAAAGCGGATAAGTAGATGCTGCTTTTCTCTTTACAATAAACTTTGTCGAATTTATTGATATTTGCTATACTAATAACAAAAATTACGGAGGGGCGTAAGCATAGTGCCACAAAATATGGGCCAACGTATCCAGCATCTCCGCCTAGAAAAGGGATTGTCCCTATCTGAGCTTGCGGACAGAGCGGATGTTGCTAAGTCGTATCTTAGCAATGTGGAGAGAAACATCCAATCCAATCCTTCAATCCAGTTTATCGAAAAGATCGCCGACGCGCTTCAGGTATCCATCCACGCTTTACTCTATGG
This window of the Paenibacillus sp. FSL R10-2734 genome carries:
- a CDS encoding helix-turn-helix domain-containing protein, which translates into the protein MGQRIQHLRLEKGLSLSELADRADVAKSYLSNVERNIQSNPSIQFIEKIADALQVSIHALLYGEPNDAEESPLDSEWFRLVQEAMASGISKREFKEFLDYQKWRLDQKD